One Paraburkholderia dioscoreae DNA segment encodes these proteins:
- a CDS encoding SDR family NAD(P)-dependent oxidoreductase: MLNQTTAVITGGTAGLGRACAEALLEAGAAGVLINGRNAARAEATRAELQQRFPGATVALSIGDAAQPQIAEKIMADAMASLGRIDVLVNSTGGNDMPRLLHEIAVAEIPGILERGLFAQILCSRAALHYMREARRGAIINIASDAAKLPTPGESVIGAAMAGIVMFTRGLATEGKHDGVRANIVTPSITSGTDHYDKIMADPFAGKLFGKAEKMAKLGVVTREELAGLVVFLASPAAAKITGQAISITGGISAV; the protein is encoded by the coding sequence ATGCTAAATCAAACCACTGCCGTCATCACCGGCGGCACGGCGGGTCTTGGCCGCGCCTGCGCCGAAGCTCTGCTCGAAGCGGGGGCCGCCGGCGTCCTTATCAACGGCCGCAATGCCGCGCGCGCCGAAGCCACCCGGGCCGAGTTGCAACAACGCTTTCCGGGCGCGACCGTCGCGCTTTCCATCGGCGATGCCGCGCAGCCGCAGATTGCCGAAAAGATCATGGCGGACGCAATGGCATCGCTCGGCCGTATCGACGTGCTGGTGAATTCTACCGGCGGCAACGACATGCCAAGGCTGTTGCATGAAATCGCCGTCGCGGAGATTCCCGGCATTCTCGAACGCGGCCTGTTTGCGCAGATTCTTTGCAGCCGCGCCGCGTTGCACTACATGCGCGAAGCGCGGCGCGGCGCAATCATCAACATCGCATCTGACGCCGCCAAGTTGCCGACACCCGGCGAAAGCGTGATAGGCGCGGCAATGGCCGGCATCGTCATGTTCACGCGCGGACTCGCCACCGAAGGCAAGCATGACGGCGTGCGCGCCAACATCGTCACACCGTCGATCACGAGCGGCACGGACCATTACGACAAGATCATGGCGGACCCGTTTGCCGGCAAGCTGTTCGGCAAAGCGGAGAAGATGGCGAAGCTCGGCGTGGTCACGAGGGAAGAACTGGCGGGCCTGGTGGTGTTTCTCGCGTCACCGGCCGCCGCGAAGATCACCGGTCAGGCGATCAGCATCACGGGCGGTATCTCGGCCGTCTGA
- a CDS encoding TetR/AcrR family transcriptional regulator: MSTWKNAVLGASEQFDRKREVLLREAAASFNRSGYHGTSLAEIAKKLGVTKAALYTYVPSKEELLYFCHDSAMDSAMEILVQARAGAGTGLQKLAATLRGYLNLMLGEDGSYVVLLEENAMKPVHMRAIIKRRDRFEQGLRDLVEEGIADGSIVSCNAKLAIFMIMGAMNWSRKWYQPSGSWSGAQIAVALTEILERSLAGTPVAQLIADPGSIEVEEPAEEAPVAKARRRPA, encoded by the coding sequence ATGAGCACCTGGAAGAATGCGGTGTTGGGCGCGAGCGAGCAATTCGATCGCAAGCGCGAGGTGCTGTTGCGCGAGGCGGCGGCGTCGTTCAATCGGAGCGGCTATCACGGCACGTCGCTCGCTGAAATCGCGAAGAAACTCGGCGTGACGAAAGCCGCGCTGTATACGTATGTACCCAGCAAGGAAGAGCTGCTTTATTTCTGCCACGATTCGGCGATGGACAGCGCCATGGAGATTCTCGTGCAGGCGCGCGCGGGAGCCGGAACCGGCCTGCAGAAACTCGCGGCTACGCTGCGCGGTTATCTGAACCTGATGCTCGGCGAGGACGGCAGCTATGTGGTTCTGCTCGAAGAGAACGCAATGAAGCCCGTGCACATGCGCGCGATCATCAAGCGGCGAGACAGGTTCGAACAGGGTTTGCGCGATCTGGTCGAGGAAGGCATTGCGGACGGCAGCATCGTGTCATGCAATGCGAAGCTCGCCATTTTCATGATCATGGGCGCAATGAACTGGAGCCGGAAGTGGTATCAACCGAGCGGCAGCTGGTCGGGCGCTCAGATTGCCGTTGCGCTTACCGAGATTCTCGAACGCTCGTTGGCGGGCACGCCGGTCGCGCAGTTGATCGCGGATCCGGGCAGCATCGAAGTGGAGGAGCCGGCCGAGGAGGCGCCGGTCGCGAAGGCGCGGCGGCGGCCGGCGTAA
- a CDS encoding ABC transporter substrate-binding protein produces MTTPIRFTRIVARLTVAATLGLSVTPSFAEDAPNIDSIPASPELSALVPEFYRQKQPITVAVNPEIAPVKFIDEDGDVAGFAPDLVSAAAKVLGLKIRFVQASFDSLIPGLAANRFDVLLSLGDFPSRHSKVTFIDYLNVGQTIVASPKRQLTLKSLDDLCGMRIALPRGTAPLQRANEVSSKCVANGKKAISIATYPDTNMTLMSLTNEASQAVWVDSPAANYNIKKFPDKYQAVYYYDLSSYGIGFGVDDNGKRLAHAFQQALIKLQQQGFYQSVMQKWGLPAKDGRPTFPVNDPQM; encoded by the coding sequence ATGACCACGCCCATTCGTTTCACCCGGATCGTTGCACGACTCACTGTTGCCGCCACGCTCGGCCTGAGCGTTACGCCATCTTTCGCCGAAGACGCGCCGAATATCGACTCCATACCTGCAAGCCCCGAGCTTTCCGCGCTCGTGCCGGAGTTCTATCGTCAGAAGCAACCGATCACGGTTGCGGTCAATCCGGAGATCGCACCCGTCAAGTTCATCGACGAAGACGGCGACGTAGCGGGCTTCGCGCCCGATCTGGTCTCTGCTGCGGCCAAAGTTCTGGGGTTGAAAATCAGGTTCGTGCAGGCATCGTTCGATTCGTTGATTCCGGGCCTCGCCGCGAACCGCTTCGATGTGCTGTTGTCGCTTGGCGATTTTCCGTCGCGCCATAGCAAAGTGACGTTCATCGACTACTTGAACGTTGGCCAGACGATCGTCGCCTCGCCTAAGCGGCAATTGACGCTCAAATCACTCGACGATCTATGTGGGATGCGGATCGCGCTGCCGCGCGGCACGGCGCCGCTGCAACGGGCCAATGAAGTGAGCAGCAAATGCGTAGCGAACGGCAAGAAAGCGATCTCGATCGCGACGTATCCGGACACCAACATGACGCTGATGTCGCTGACCAACGAAGCAAGCCAGGCCGTGTGGGTCGACTCGCCCGCTGCGAACTACAACATCAAAAAGTTTCCGGACAAATACCAGGCGGTGTACTACTACGACCTCTCGTCATACGGAATCGGCTTTGGTGTCGACGACAACGGCAAGCGGCTCGCTCATGCGTTCCAGCAAGCCCTGATCAAGTTGCAGCAGCAAGGGTTCTACCAAAGTGTGATGCAGAAGTGGGGTCTGCCGGCGAAGGACGGACGCCCCACCTTCCCCGTCAACGATCCGCAGATGTGA
- a CDS encoding flavin reductase family protein, whose amino-acid sequence MSTDTTDEIFRNAMARFTNGVTVITTAISGTPFGLIATSVCSLSADPPTVLACVNRSASAHDVILRVKVFAVNLLSADQKNVAQRFATEKGPSRFDPAQWKAGKSGAPLLTGSVVSLDCKVIATHNGYSHTIFIGEITDSSTHDDPSAHCLFWHQRHFAAAAVEAR is encoded by the coding sequence ATGAGCACCGACACGACCGACGAAATTTTCCGCAACGCGATGGCGCGCTTCACCAACGGCGTCACGGTCATCACGACCGCTATAAGCGGCACGCCGTTCGGCCTGATCGCGACATCGGTGTGCAGCCTGTCAGCCGATCCACCGACGGTGCTCGCCTGCGTAAACCGAAGCGCGAGCGCACACGACGTGATCCTGCGCGTTAAGGTGTTTGCCGTCAATCTGCTGTCCGCCGACCAGAAGAACGTCGCGCAACGCTTTGCCACCGAGAAAGGGCCGTCCCGTTTCGATCCGGCGCAATGGAAAGCTGGCAAGAGTGGCGCGCCGTTGCTGACCGGCAGTGTCGTCTCTCTCGATTGCAAAGTAATCGCGACGCACAACGGGTATTCGCATACGATCTTTATCGGCGAGATCACCGATTCATCGACACACGACGACCCGTCCGCGCACTGTCTGTTCTGGCATCAGCGTCATTTCGCGGCTGCGGCAGTGGAAGCGCGATGA
- a CDS encoding LLM class flavin-dependent oxidoreductase encodes MTATDGKIRIGLSMRYLGYHMAAWRHPDVPAAGAIDFNYFLRTAKKAEEAKLDMIFFADGIGIRANDTPKGSLARDAKNAELEPLTLLAAIGACTSHIGLVATASTTYNEPFHIARKYASIDHISGGRAGWNVVTSWSQQEAWNFSRDEHLGYDERYERADEFVEVVRKLWDSWEDDAFIRDKASGVFYDEAKLHVPDHKGKHFKVRGPLNSARTPQGRPIIVQAGAAEAGRELAARYADVVYSNASGMEGAKAYYDDLKGRLAKYGRRPDQLLIMPGVTLYVGKTRGEAQDKFDQLQNLIDPLSGLAILYGVLGDLSEYDLDGPVPDVGNQRVRSIAENLLALAHRENLTIRQMYKRVASGNNWQIVGTAEDIVDEMERWFRAGAADGFNICPATLPQGVDDLTQYILPELRKRGLFRTEYEASTLRGNLGLQPLHFGD; translated from the coding sequence ATGACTGCTACAGACGGAAAGATCAGAATTGGCCTCTCGATGCGCTATCTGGGTTATCACATGGCCGCATGGCGGCATCCGGATGTGCCGGCAGCGGGCGCCATCGATTTCAATTACTTTCTTCGTACTGCAAAGAAAGCCGAAGAAGCAAAACTCGACATGATTTTCTTTGCCGACGGAATCGGTATCCGCGCAAACGATACGCCTAAAGGATCGCTCGCCCGCGACGCAAAGAATGCCGAACTCGAACCGCTGACCTTGCTGGCGGCGATCGGCGCGTGCACGTCGCATATCGGCCTCGTCGCGACGGCTTCGACCACGTACAACGAGCCTTTCCATATCGCACGCAAGTATGCGTCGATCGACCATATCAGCGGCGGCCGCGCGGGCTGGAACGTCGTCACGTCGTGGTCGCAGCAGGAAGCGTGGAATTTCAGCCGCGACGAACATCTCGGCTATGACGAGCGTTATGAGCGCGCGGACGAATTCGTCGAAGTGGTCAGGAAGCTCTGGGATAGCTGGGAAGACGACGCGTTTATCCGTGATAAGGCGAGCGGCGTCTTCTATGACGAGGCGAAGCTGCACGTGCCGGATCACAAGGGCAAGCACTTCAAGGTGCGCGGCCCACTGAACTCCGCGCGCACGCCGCAAGGCCGGCCCATCATCGTGCAAGCCGGTGCCGCCGAAGCGGGACGCGAACTTGCCGCGCGCTATGCCGATGTCGTCTATAGCAATGCAAGCGGCATGGAAGGCGCCAAGGCCTACTATGACGATCTCAAAGGCCGCCTTGCGAAATACGGCCGCAGGCCGGATCAACTTTTGATCATGCCCGGCGTCACACTGTATGTCGGCAAGACGCGCGGCGAAGCGCAGGACAAGTTCGATCAGTTGCAAAACCTGATCGATCCGCTTAGCGGACTGGCCATTCTGTACGGCGTGCTCGGCGATCTGTCCGAATACGATCTAGACGGCCCGGTGCCCGATGTCGGCAATCAGCGTGTGCGCAGTATTGCGGAAAATCTGCTGGCGCTGGCGCACAGGGAAAACCTGACGATCCGCCAGATGTACAAGCGCGTGGCCTCGGGCAATAACTGGCAGATCGTCGGCACCGCGGAAGACATCGTCGACGAAATGGAAAGGTGGTTCCGGGCCGGCGCTGCCGATGGCTTCAATATCTGCCCGGCGACGTTGCCGCAAGGTGTCGACGACCTGACGCAATACATTCTTCCCGAGCTGCGCAAGCGCGGACTGTTTCGCACCGAGTACGAGGCGAGCACGCTGAGGGGCAATCTCGGACTGCAGCCCCTGCACTTTGGCGATTAG
- a CDS encoding amino acid ABC transporter ATP-binding protein: MNAIHEDTSAMNDTTRFLDMRAVTKQFGDFTALDAVDFSLSKGEVVAMIGPSGSGKSTLLRCINMLELIDAGSITFKGEVLGTEMRGTRCVRLPKKTLDQQRRYFGMVFQGFHLFPHYSALDNVLAGPCIVGRKRKRDVMERGKYLLSRVGLADRMHHYPAELSGGQKQRVAIARALAMEPEVMLFDEPTSALDPELVNEVLNVIRELALAGTTMVVVTHEMEFARKVASRVVLMDGGRIVDEGTPAHIFNGGGTERCKRFLSSLRT; encoded by the coding sequence GTGAACGCGATCCACGAGGACACATCGGCGATGAACGACACGACACGCTTTCTCGACATGCGCGCCGTCACGAAGCAGTTCGGCGACTTCACCGCGCTGGATGCCGTGGACTTCTCGCTGTCCAAAGGCGAAGTCGTTGCGATGATCGGGCCGTCCGGTTCGGGCAAGAGCACACTGCTTCGCTGCATCAATATGCTCGAATTGATCGACGCCGGCAGCATCACCTTCAAGGGCGAAGTGCTCGGCACAGAAATGCGCGGTACGCGGTGCGTGCGCCTGCCGAAGAAAACACTCGATCAGCAACGCCGTTACTTCGGCATGGTCTTTCAGGGCTTCCATCTGTTCCCGCACTATTCGGCGCTCGACAACGTGCTGGCCGGCCCGTGCATTGTCGGGCGCAAGCGCAAGCGCGACGTGATGGAGCGCGGCAAGTATCTGCTGTCGCGCGTTGGACTCGCGGACCGGATGCACCACTACCCGGCCGAACTGTCCGGCGGACAGAAGCAGCGCGTCGCGATTGCACGCGCGCTCGCAATGGAACCAGAAGTGATGCTGTTCGACGAGCCGACCAGTGCGCTCGATCCGGAACTCGTCAACGAAGTGCTCAACGTGATCAGGGAGCTGGCGCTCGCGGGCACCACGATGGTCGTCGTCACGCACGAGATGGAATTTGCGCGCAAGGTGGCGAGCCGCGTGGTGCTGATGGACGGCGGCCGCATCGTCGATGAGGGCACACCGGCCCACATCTTCAATGGCGGCGGCACCGAACGCTGCAAACGCTTTCTTTCCAGCCTGCGCACCTAG
- a CDS encoding amino acid ABC transporter permease encodes MQDAAAFFTETPVARRQNGEAYRAAVQQPAGLRIHARPKKSDWFWYAMLLVVVILFVELVVDNPRWQWDIVAHYLFNKRVLKGLGNTLVLTASSSALGLCFGVVIAACRMADNAVLRAAGYVYIWIIRATPPLAMLLLLFFLSALIPRLYLPLPFLHANLFDIDTNQIISRFSAAVIGLAMYLGGYSAEIFRGGVSAVDRGQREACKAIGMSDFHTMWHVVMPQAVRIIIPPLANELITMFKNTSLVTVIGYVELLTTVQLIYATNFETIPLLTVACIWYLALTSLAMAAQSLLERHFRKGVRT; translated from the coding sequence ATGCAGGACGCCGCTGCGTTTTTCACGGAGACGCCGGTCGCCCGCCGGCAAAATGGCGAAGCGTACAGGGCCGCCGTGCAGCAGCCTGCGGGCTTGCGCATTCACGCGCGCCCGAAGAAATCCGACTGGTTCTGGTACGCCATGCTACTTGTCGTCGTCATCCTGTTCGTCGAACTGGTGGTAGACAACCCGCGCTGGCAATGGGACATCGTCGCCCATTACCTGTTCAACAAGCGCGTGCTGAAGGGATTAGGGAATACGCTGGTCCTCACCGCGTCGTCGAGCGCGCTTGGCCTGTGTTTTGGGGTCGTGATCGCCGCCTGCCGGATGGCCGACAACGCAGTGCTGCGCGCCGCCGGTTACGTGTACATCTGGATCATCCGCGCGACGCCGCCGCTAGCAATGCTGCTGTTGCTGTTCTTTCTGTCGGCGCTGATTCCGCGGCTCTATCTGCCGCTGCCGTTCCTTCACGCGAATCTGTTCGACATCGACACCAACCAGATCATCTCGCGCTTCAGCGCGGCCGTGATCGGTCTCGCGATGTACCTCGGCGGCTATAGCGCGGAAATTTTTCGCGGCGGCGTCTCAGCCGTCGATCGCGGACAGCGCGAAGCCTGCAAGGCGATCGGCATGAGCGATTTCCACACGATGTGGCATGTGGTCATGCCGCAAGCGGTGCGCATCATCATTCCGCCGCTCGCCAACGAACTGATCACGATGTTCAAGAACACGTCGCTCGTCACGGTGATCGGTTACGTCGAACTCCTGACGACCGTGCAGTTGATCTACGCGACCAACTTCGAAACGATTCCGCTGCTGACCGTCGCCTGTATCTGGTATCTGGCGCTGACGAGCCTCGCAATGGCGGCGCAGAGTCTGCTTGAACGTCACTTCAGGAAAGGAGTGCGGACGTGA
- a CDS encoding LysR substrate-binding domain-containing protein yields MARLNAKQMEVFVAVMTHGSITAAGQRLNVSQPAVSRMIERFEQEAGFVAFERRRGKLVPTPEAEIFFAEVTQVYRGLDYLNDVAREIGTMRRGYLRVGVFPAFAEGWITERITRYVAGREELLTSLEPMSTDSVIEAVSRQTIDLGIALRASDREGLRSEEIASSEIVCILPKGHRLTGRPVLQPTDLSGEDFISMAAKVKARTSIDAVFDSSGVERRIRAETPWASTVCHMVAHGLGVGLVIRESALEFAHLGYHIAAFKPRIDYRAYLITSTARPLSTAANGFRDMLLLEFNQAKKTPRAPKRCPT; encoded by the coding sequence GTGGCCAGGCTCAATGCCAAGCAGATGGAAGTGTTCGTCGCGGTGATGACGCACGGCTCGATCACCGCCGCCGGACAGCGCCTTAACGTATCGCAACCGGCCGTGAGCCGGATGATCGAGCGCTTCGAGCAGGAGGCCGGTTTCGTCGCTTTCGAGCGGCGCCGAGGCAAGCTGGTGCCGACGCCAGAAGCGGAAATTTTCTTCGCCGAAGTCACGCAGGTATATCGCGGCCTCGATTACCTGAACGATGTAGCGAGAGAAATCGGCACCATGCGGCGCGGCTATTTGCGCGTCGGCGTATTTCCCGCATTCGCCGAGGGCTGGATCACTGAACGGATCACACGCTATGTCGCGGGGCGTGAGGAACTGCTGACGTCGCTGGAGCCGATGTCGACCGATAGCGTGATCGAAGCCGTGTCGCGGCAGACCATCGATCTCGGTATCGCGCTGCGCGCATCCGATCGCGAGGGGTTGCGTAGCGAGGAAATCGCCAGTTCGGAGATTGTCTGCATTCTGCCCAAAGGGCACCGCCTGACTGGACGACCTGTGTTGCAGCCAACCGATCTGTCCGGCGAAGACTTCATTTCGATGGCCGCCAAGGTGAAGGCGCGCACGTCGATCGATGCGGTGTTCGATTCGAGCGGCGTCGAGCGACGCATTCGCGCGGAGACCCCGTGGGCATCGACGGTCTGCCATATGGTGGCGCATGGTCTGGGCGTCGGGCTCGTGATCCGCGAGTCGGCGCTCGAGTTCGCGCATCTGGGCTATCACATCGCCGCGTTCAAGCCGCGCATCGACTATCGCGCGTATCTGATTACGTCGACCGCTCGCCCGTTGTCTACGGCGGCAAACGGGTTTCGCGACATGCTACTGCTCGAATTCAACCAGGCAAAGAAAACACCGCGGGCGCCGAAGCGTTGCCCGACCTGA
- a CDS encoding nuclear transport factor 2 family protein, whose product MSYAIIGFGKIGQALARAFARSGIEVSVATTRDPESFASAAAAIGPTIDFRDAIVPSLAPVADLFRSRPTRSDTIRCNRNGEISMSTQENVQIVKDFFAAMSRGDKQGLLAICAEDIEWVIPGEWALAGTHRRHEGLADLLQKASEMVETSYPQPPEFVAQGDRVLVVGFATGRVKATNRTFEDDWVFAITVRNGKVTNIREYIDTLALARASEL is encoded by the coding sequence ATGAGCTACGCAATTATCGGCTTCGGCAAGATCGGCCAGGCGCTGGCCAGGGCGTTTGCCCGAAGCGGCATCGAAGTGTCAGTTGCAACCACTCGCGACCCTGAAAGCTTTGCATCCGCCGCGGCCGCGATCGGACCCACGATCGACTTCAGGGATGCGATCGTTCCCTCGCTTGCCCCAGTCGCGGATCTATTTCGATCACGTCCGACTAGATCGGACACGATCAGATGCAACAGAAATGGAGAGATTTCGATGAGCACGCAAGAGAATGTCCAGATTGTGAAGGATTTTTTTGCAGCAATGAGCCGCGGCGACAAGCAAGGTCTGCTGGCGATTTGTGCCGAAGACATTGAGTGGGTCATTCCGGGCGAGTGGGCGCTGGCTGGCACACACCGCAGACACGAGGGATTGGCGGATCTGCTTCAAAAGGCTTCCGAAATGGTGGAAACGTCATACCCACAGCCCCCCGAATTCGTAGCGCAGGGCGACCGGGTTCTGGTTGTCGGCTTCGCCACCGGCAGAGTCAAAGCCACGAATAGGACGTTCGAGGACGATTGGGTCTTCGCCATTACCGTTCGAAATGGCAAAGTGACGAACATCCGGGAGTACATCGACACGCTTGCACTGGCACGGGCCTCCGAACTTTAA
- a CDS encoding SDR family NAD(P)-dependent oxidoreductase produces MTRLNGKTAVITGGATGIGRAAAKRFIEEGAFVFIYGRRQEALDAAVAELGPNARAVKGSVSDEADLDRLYAAVKAERGTLDIVFANAGAGSQLALGKITAEHIDETFDTNVKGTIFTVQKALPLMGQGGSIILTGSSAGTTGAPGMSAYSASKAAVRNLARTWAEDLKGTGIRVNVLSPGATATELAKAALGEEGQKVYAAMTPLQRMANPSEIGAVAAFLASSDSSFMTASEVAVDGGLAQL; encoded by the coding sequence ATGACCAGACTGAATGGAAAGACCGCTGTGATCACCGGCGGCGCTACCGGCATCGGCCGCGCCGCAGCAAAGCGCTTTATCGAGGAGGGCGCCTTCGTCTTCATCTACGGCCGCCGGCAGGAAGCGCTCGACGCCGCTGTGGCCGAGCTCGGCCCCAATGCCCGCGCGGTGAAGGGCTCGGTCTCGGATGAGGCCGACCTCGACCGACTCTACGCGGCGGTGAAGGCCGAGCGCGGAACCCTCGACATCGTCTTCGCCAATGCCGGGGCGGGAAGCCAGCTTGCGCTCGGCAAGATCACCGCCGAGCACATTGACGAAACCTTCGACACCAATGTGAAGGGTACGATCTTCACGGTCCAGAAGGCGCTGCCGCTGATGGGCCAGGGCGGTTCGATAATCCTGACCGGATCGAGCGCCGGCACCACAGGCGCCCCGGGAATGAGCGCCTACAGCGCGAGCAAGGCGGCAGTGCGCAACCTCGCGCGGACCTGGGCGGAGGATCTGAAGGGCACCGGCATCCGGGTGAACGTGCTGTCACCCGGGGCGACGGCGACAGAACTCGCGAAGGCTGCGCTCGGCGAAGAAGGCCAGAAGGTCTACGCCGCTATGACTCCGCTCCAGCGCATGGCCAATCCGTCGGAGATCGGGGCCGTGGCCGCCTTTCTCGCGTCGTCGGACAGCAGCTTCATGACCGCCAGCGAGGTCGCTGTCGACGGCGGCCTGGCGCAACTCTGA
- a CDS encoding winged helix-turn-helix transcriptional regulator: MTDCSQNCGGRYSYGLAATLSIIAGKWKPLILYFLLDGPKRYGELKRNVHGVSAKVLIQQLKELEADRVLARTDYKEVPPRVDYALTPLGRSLADRIVPLCTWGTENMAEMVSILAERDRLL; encoded by the coding sequence ATGACTGACTGTTCTCAAAATTGCGGGGGTCGCTACTCCTACGGGCTCGCCGCCACGCTCAGCATCATCGCGGGCAAGTGGAAGCCGCTGATCCTGTACTTTCTGCTCGACGGCCCGAAGCGCTACGGCGAGCTCAAGCGCAACGTCCACGGCGTCAGCGCAAAGGTGCTGATCCAGCAATTGAAGGAACTGGAAGCCGATCGCGTGCTGGCGCGGACCGACTACAAGGAGGTGCCACCGCGCGTGGACTACGCGCTGACCCCGCTCGGACGCAGTCTGGCCGACAGGATTGTCCCGCTGTGCACTTGGGGAACCGAGAACATGGCAGAAATGGTGAGCATTCTCGCCGAGCGAGACCGTTTGCTTTAG
- a CDS encoding SDR family oxidoreductase, which yields MHVLVTGGTGHIGSYIIPELIAAGHEVTGLARSDKSAAAVSALGAKVRRGDVSDLDGLKAAAADSDGVIHLAHRQDLLPSGGIDAVAAAELQIMRAYGEALAGTGKPLVAAGSIGSPGWENLGRPATEEDPPLPGGDEYRGTLRVRNVVEIAVLGLAARGVRSSIVRIPPIAHSTTDSAGFLPLLIGLAKQKGAIGYPGDGANLWPAVHSRDLASLFRLALEKGPAGKNWHGIEGAGIRFRKIAEAIGSHLGLPAVSIPADVLMLPGYFGFLANMVTLNLPASNLITRQTLGWEPAQPWLLADLDNGHYFPAG from the coding sequence ATGCACGTTTTGGTCACTGGCGGGACCGGCCATATCGGTTCGTACATCATCCCCGAGCTCATCGCCGCCGGCCACGAGGTCACCGGCCTGGCCAGGTCGGACAAGTCCGCGGCGGCGGTGTCCGCGCTCGGGGCCAAGGTGCGTCGCGGGGATGTTTCCGACCTCGATGGGCTCAAGGCGGCAGCGGCGGATTCCGATGGCGTCATCCACCTCGCGCACAGGCAGGACCTGCTTCCCTCCGGCGGGATCGATGCCGTGGCCGCCGCGGAACTGCAGATCATGCGCGCGTACGGCGAGGCGCTGGCAGGGACCGGAAAGCCGCTGGTCGCGGCGGGGAGCATTGGCTCGCCCGGGTGGGAAAACCTGGGCCGGCCAGCCACGGAGGAGGATCCGCCCCTTCCCGGCGGCGACGAGTACAGGGGAACCCTGCGGGTTCGTAACGTCGTGGAGATCGCTGTGCTCGGCCTCGCGGCGCGGGGCGTGCGGTCTTCGATCGTGCGGATTCCTCCCATCGCGCACAGCACGACCGATAGTGCCGGCTTCCTCCCGCTGCTGATCGGGCTCGCGAAGCAGAAAGGCGCCATCGGCTACCCCGGAGATGGCGCGAACCTGTGGCCGGCCGTGCACAGCCGCGACCTCGCCTCCTTGTTCCGGCTGGCGCTGGAGAAGGGTCCGGCTGGAAAAAATTGGCACGGGATCGAGGGCGCGGGCATCCGGTTCCGCAAGATCGCCGAGGCCATTGGCAGCCATCTGGGCCTGCCGGCCGTGAGCATTCCCGCGGACGTACTGATGCTGCCGGGATACTTTGGATTCCTCGCGAATATGGTCACGCTGAACCTCCCGGCGTCCAACCTCATCACCCGCCAGACCCTCGGCTGGGAACCCGCCCAGCCCTGGCTGCTCGCCGATCTGGACAACGGCCATTACTTCCCTGCCGGCTGA
- a CDS encoding NAD(P)-binding domain-containing protein, with product MSTISIIGADGMAAAIGGLAAGAGHTVEMMSRDAARARALAEQVGAGATTGTFGAAPAGDIVILAVPYSAVLGVVKQYGEELAGKVLVDITNAVASDHTNSVTLHSVKPTHLSIGGSLLG from the coding sequence ATGAGCACTATCAGCATCATCGGCGCAGATGGCATGGCCGCAGCGATCGGCGGTCTTGCCGCCGGGGCCGGACACACCGTCGAGATGATGAGTCGCGACGCCGCCAGGGCGCGGGCGCTCGCCGAGCAGGTTGGAGCCGGCGCGACGACAGGAACGTTCGGCGCCGCCCCGGCCGGGGACATTGTCATCCTGGCGGTTCCCTACTCCGCCGTTCTCGGCGTGGTGAAGCAGTACGGCGAAGAGCTGGCAGGCAAGGTTCTAGTCGACATCACCAACGCCGTCGCCTCCGACCACACGAATTCTGTGACCCTCCACTCCGTCAAGCCCACCCACCTCTCAATCGGCGGCAGCCTTCTCGGCTGA
- a CDS encoding winged helix-turn-helix transcriptional regulator, which produces MKTTSKEDVRSHCAVNYGVEIFGDRWSLLIIRDIVFAGKKTYGEFLKSEEGIATNVLASRLAFLEEQGILSRAPSPDDRRKDFYTLTEKGLDLIPVVLTIVLWSAKHDSKSYVRRRKEFVARLSQSPLQVSEEVKALVRNGGCMFPESKK; this is translated from the coding sequence ATGAAGACGACATCTAAAGAAGACGTTCGGTCCCATTGCGCAGTGAACTACGGCGTGGAGATCTTCGGCGACCGCTGGTCGCTCCTGATCATTCGCGACATCGTTTTTGCCGGCAAGAAGACGTATGGCGAGTTCCTGAAATCGGAAGAGGGAATCGCGACCAATGTCCTTGCTTCCCGCCTTGCGTTTCTTGAGGAGCAAGGAATTCTCTCGAGGGCACCCAGCCCCGACGACAGGCGGAAGGACTTTTACACGCTGACCGAGAAGGGCCTGGACCTCATTCCTGTCGTGCTTACCATAGTCCTTTGGAGTGCGAAGCACGATTCGAAGTCGTACGTGCGGCGCCGTAAGGAATTCGTTGCTCGATTGAGTCAGAGCCCCTTGCAGGTGAGTGAAGAGGTGAAGGCGCTGGTCCGCAATGGCGGATGTATGTTTCCTGAGAGCAAGAAATGA